The following coding sequences lie in one Lolium perenne isolate Kyuss_39 chromosome 2, Kyuss_2.0, whole genome shotgun sequence genomic window:
- the LOC127336391 gene encoding oligopeptide transporter 4, whose translation MEIEHPAGRAADEDDVSPVEQVRLTVPTTDDPTLPVWTFRMWTMGFISCALLSFVNQFFAYRSEPIVISQITIQVAALPIGHLMARVLPEKKFRLFGRECSLNPGPFNVKEHVLISIFANAGAAFGGGNAYAIGIITIIKAFYKRNISFVTSLLLIITTQVLGYGWAGLMRKYVVEPAHMWWPTSLVQVSLMRAMHEKERRRMTRGKFFLIALICSFAWYIVPGYLFPTLTAISWVCWVYPKSITMQQIGSGLNGLGVGALTLDWSVVASFLGSPLVSPFFATANVFVGYIVFVYGMLPISYWVLNLYNASTFPLFSNDLYTGSGQLYNISAIVNDKFEIDMDAYAQQGKIHLSLFFAVSYGLGFATIAATLSHVILFYGKEMCQRYKESFKGKPDVHTRLMRRYEDIPNWWFYLLLAASMAVSLVLCTVFKEEIQLPWWGLLLACVMAFIFTLPISVITATTNTTPGLNIITEYCLGLIMPGKPIANVCFKVYGYMSMNQAVSFLTDFKLGHYMKIPPRSMFLVQFVGTIVASSVNTVVAWWLLTTVPHICEKDQLPESSPWTCPGDHVFFDASVIWGLVGPRRIFGPLGYYNALNWFFLVGLCGPVMVWLFARALPRHAGWISLINMPVILGATAMMPPASALNYTAWCFVGTVFNFFVFRYRKGWWKRYNYVLSAAMDGGVAIMGVLIYFALSSEGNQLDWWGSRGEYCDLATCPTAKGVLVDGCPVL comes from the exons ATGGAGATCGAACATCCAGCCGGCCGCGCCGCCGATGAGGACGATGTTTCGCCGGTCGAGCAGGTCCGGCTGACGGTGCCGACGACCGATGACCCGACGCTGCCGGTATGGACGTTCCGGATGTGGACGATGGGCTTCATCTCCTGCGCGCTTCTCTCCTTCGTCAACCAGTTCTTCGCATACCGCAGCGAGCCCATCGTCATCAGCCAGATCACCATCCAG GTGGCGGCGCTGCCCATAGGGCACTTGATGGCGCGGGTGCTGCCGGAGAAGAAGTTCAGGTTGTTCGGCCGTGAGTGCTCACTGAACCCGGGGCCCTTCAACGTGAAGGAGCACGTGCTGATCTCCATCTTCGCCAACGCCGGCGCCGCCTTCGGCGGCGGCAACGCCTACGCGATcggcatcatcaccatcatcaaggCGTTCTACAAGCGCAACATCTCCTTCGTGACCAGCCTGCTCCTCATCATCACTACTCAG GTATTGGGTTACGGATGGGCAGGGCTGATGAGAAAATACGTGGTGGAACCGGCACACATGTGGTGGCCGACGAGTCTCGTGCAGGTTTCTCTCATGAG GGCGATGCACGAGAAAGAGAGGCGGCGGATGACGCGCGGCAAGTTCTTCCTGATCGCGCTCATCTGCAGCTTCGCGTGGTACATTGTCCCGGGGTACCTCTTCCCGACTCTGACGGCCATCTCGTGGGTGTGCTGGGTGTACCCGAAATCCATCACCATGCAGCAGATCGGCTCCGGCCTCAACGGCCTCGGCGTCGGCGCCCTGACCCTCGACTGGTCCGTGGTCGCCTCCTTCCTGGGGAGCCCCCTCGTCTCGCCCTTCTTCGCTACCGCCAACGTCTTCGTCGGCTACATAGTGTTCGTCTACGGTATGCTGCCCATCTCCTACTGGGTGCTCAACCTCTACAACGCCAGCACCTTCCCCCTCTTCTCCAACGACCTCTACACCGGCTCCGGCCAGCTCTACAACATCTCCGCCATCGTCAACGACAAGTTCGAGATCGACATGGACGCCTACGCGCAGCAGGGCAAGATCCACCTCAGCCTCTTCTTCGCCGTCAGCTATGGCCTCGGCTTCGCCACCATCGCCGCCACGCTGTCCCATGTCATCCTATTCTATGGAAA GGAAATGTGCCAGAGGTACAAGGAGTCATTCAAGGGAAAGCCGGACGTGCACACGAGGCTGATGAGGAGGTACGAAGACATACCCAACTGGTGGTTCTACCTCTTGCTCGCGGCGTCCATGGCCGTGTCCTTGGTGCTCTGCACCGTGTTCAAGGAGGAGATTCAGCTGCCGTGGTGGGGGCTCCTCTTGGCCTGCGTCATGGCATTCATCTTCACGCTCCCCATCAGTGTCATCACCGCAACCACAAACACG ACGCCAGGGTTGAACATCATCACGGAGTATTGCTTGGGGCTGATCATGCCCGGGAAGCCGATTGCCAACGTGTGCTTCAAGGTGTACGGCTACATGAGCATGAACCAGGCCGTCTCCTTCCTTACCGACTTCAAGCTTGGCCACTACATGAAGATTCCCCCAAGGTCCATGTTCCTAGTGCAG TTCGTTGGGACAATTGTGGCGTCGTCGGTGAACACAGTGGTGGCATGGTGGCTGCTGACGACGGTGCCGCACATTTGCGAGAAGGACCAGCTGCCCGAGAGCAGCCCCTGGACTTGCCCGGGCGACCACGTCTTCTTCGACGCGTCCGTCATCTGGGGCCTGGTTGGCCCGCGCCGCATCTTCGGGCCACTCGGCTACTACAACGCGCTCAACTGGTTCTTCCTCGTCGGGCTTTGCGGGCCGGTCATGGTCTGGCTCTTCGCCAGGGCGCTGCCGCGGCACGCCGGCTGGATCAGCCTCATCAACATGCCCGTCATCCTGGGGGCCACGGCTATGATGCCGCCGGCGTCGGCGCTCAACTACACAGCGTGGTGCTTCGTCGGCACGGTGTTCAACTTCTTCGTGTTCCGCTACCGCAAGGGGTGGTGGAAGCGGTACAACTACGTGCTGTCGGCGGCCATGGACGGCGGCGTGGCCATCATGGGGGTGCTCATCTACTTCGCGCTCAGCAGCGAGGGCAACCAGCTCGACTGGTGGGGTTCCAGGGGAGAGTACTGCGATCTCGCCACCTGCCCCACCGCCAAGGGCGTGCTCGTGGACGGCTGCCCGGTCCTCTGA
- the LOC127336390 gene encoding UV-B-induced protein At3g17800, chloroplastic, with translation MSAWADAALLLASPSPASSCSLARPRSRRLLCKGFPCASRSKAGFQVNSYRTRSFKVKARMESGDGETQLAPLRFETPSGQLLVHILQAEPHLIPVTVDQQLENLQSEKDAQKEEAAKVPQDLLYKRIAEIKEKERQNTLEEIIYCWILFKFMENDISMTPALSPSGGPVRDITTLPNQEHKLQSVHSQDALEMIQSHLSLIMGEQAAAPLDTVVEISNLNLGKLYAASIMYGYFLKRVDERFQLEKNMKTLPPTIKEQVVSERDLQPNPFWDMESLVQISPDGEVVDLDDDEETNPNKLRSYVKRLDADTLQRYATIRSKESVSLIEKQTQALFGRPDIKVLDDGSVNAQDGKTVTLTFTELTNLVLEAAGFGAFLWEAESHVESKYHFVNS, from the exons ATGTCGGCGTGGGCAGACGCGGCGCTGCTCCTCGCCTCGCCCTCCCCGGCCTCCTCCTGCTCCCTCGCCAGGCCGCGCTCCAGACGCCTCCTCTGCAAG GGCTTTCCTTGTGCCAGCCGTTCTAAAGCTGGATTCCAAGTTAATAGTTACAGAACAAGGAGCTTTAAAGTTAAAGCAAGAATGGAGTCTGGTGATGGCGAGACACAACTAGCTCCGCTTAGATTCGAAACCCCAAGCGGTCAACTTCTGGTGCACATACTGCAAGCAGAACCTCACCTAATACCTGTAACAGTTGATCAGCAACTTGAGAACCTGCAATCGGAGAAAGATGCCCAAaaggaagaggccgcaaaagttcCTCAGGATCTCCTTTACAA GAGAATTgcagaaatcaaagagaaggagaGGCAGAATACCCTAGAAGAGATCATCTACTGTTGGATTTTGTTCAAGTTCATGGAAAATGACATATCAATGACACCTGCATTATCACCATCAGGTGGCCCTGTACGTGATATAACCACGTTGCCTAACCAAGAGCATAAGCTGCAGAGCGTACACTCTCAAGATGCTCTGGAGATGATACAGAGCCATCTCAGTCTTATAATGGGAGAACAGGCGGCGGCACCACTAGACACTGTTGTTGAAATCAGCAACTTAAATCTTGGAAAGCTTTACGCAGCATCCATCATGTACGGTTACTTCCTCAAGAGGGTTGATGAGCGATTCCAGCTCGAGAAGAACATGAAGACACTCCCACCAACCATCAAGGAGCAGGTAGTATCTGAAAGAGATCTGCAGCCCAATCCGTTCTGGGATATGGAGTCCTTGGTACAGATATCGCCTGACGGGGAGGTTGTTGATTTGGACGATGATGAGGAAACAAATCCAAACAAGTTGAGGTCTTACGTTAAGCGCCTGGATGCCGACACATTGCAAAGATACGCCACCATCAGATCCAAGGAATCTGTTTCGCTGATAGAGAAGCAAACGCAGGCCCTGTTTGGACGGCCGGATATTAAGGTGCTGGACGATGGCTCCGTTAATGCTCAAGACGGTAAAACGGTGACGCTTACGTTTACGGAGCTCACTAACCTTGTTCTGGAGGCTGCTGGATTTGGAGCCTTTTTGTGGGAAGCCGAGAGTCATGTAGAATCTAAATACCATTTTGTTAACAGTTGA
- the LOC127336387 gene encoding protein AE7 has product MVMGLINANPVIHEKKERRTREAPENKDENAVEPIDQLEIFDHIRDIKDPEHPYSLEELKVVTEDSVEINDELSHVRVTFTPTVEHCSMATIIGLCLRVKLMRSLPPRYKVDIRVAPGSHATELAVNKQLNDKERVAAALENSNLLDIVEECLSPTLG; this is encoded by the exons ATGGTCATGGGGTTGATAAATGCTAACCCTGTGATACATGAGAAAAAAGAGAGGCGCACCAGAGAAGCACCCGAAAACAAAGATGAAAATGCAGTGGAGCCAATAGACCAGCTAGAAATATTTGAT CATATTAGAGATATAAAGGACCCGGAGCATCCATACTCATTGGAAGAGCTTAAGGTGGTAACTGAAGACTCGGTTGAAATCAATGATGAGCTTAGTCATGTCCG GGTTACATTCACCCCAACAGTGGAGCATTGCAGTATGGCGACTATTATTGGTCTTTGCTTACGTGTGAAGCTCATGCGGAGCCTTCCTCCTCGTTACAAG GTGGACATAAGGGTGGCGCCTGGATCGCATGCAACTGAACTTGCCG TGAACAAGCAACTGAACGACAAAGAACGTGTCGCGGCTGCATTGGAGAACTCAAACCTGCTGGACATAGTCGAGGAATGCTTGTCACCGACGCTTGGTTGA
- the LOC127336385 gene encoding 26S proteasome non-ATPase regulatory subunit 13 homolog B isoform X3, with protein sequence MAAPLEFLETQGATRPELAEWYAALADLYQRKLWHQLTLKLDQFLALAVVQAGDALIQLYNHFISDFETKINLLKFAHFTVVVSRQYSDKDAAIKYLEGVISKLHDTKESRVEEPILYVKMQIANYLLEKGSQKECKKLLDEGKTTLDGMVDVDPSVHSTYYWICSQYYKVCQDYSEFYKNALLYLAYTTVESLSEPFKQNLAFDLSLAALLGDNIYNFGELLAHPIIHSLVGTAVEWIYHMLQAFNSGNLAAYQELCKVHGTALAAQPALAQNESGLLEKINILCLMEIIFSRASQDRTIPLSTIAEQTRLSVEDVEYLLMKSLSAHLIEGIIDEVDGTVHVSWVQPRVLGIDQVKSLRDRLDTWVGKVHTTLLSVEAETPDLVSS encoded by the exons ATGGCGGCGCCGCTGGAGTTCCTGGAGACGCAGGGCGCGACGCGGCCCGAGCTGGCCGAGTGGTACGCCGCCCTCGCCGACCTCTACCAGCGGAAGCTCTGGCACCAGCTCACCCTCAAGCTCGACCAGTTCCTCGCCCTCGCCGTCGTCCAG GCAGGCGATGCTCTGATTCAGCTGTATAATCATTTCATCTCTGATTTCGAAACCAAGATCAACCTTCTTAAATTTGCTCACTTCACGGTAGTAGTTTCACGCCAGTATTCGGATAAAGATGCTGCTATCAAGTACCTAGAAGGTGTAATTTCAAAGCTGCATGATACCAAGGAATCACGGGTCGAAGAGCCCATTCTGTATGTGAAGATGCAGATTGCAAATTATCTTCTTGAGAAAGGGAGTCAAAAGGAGTGTAAGAAATTGCTAGATGAGGGGAAAACCACTTTGGATGGAATGGTCGATGTTGACCCTTCGGTACATTCGACCTATTATTGGATATGTTCTCAGTACTACAAAGTCTGTCAAGACTATTCTGAATTTTATAAAAATGCTCTTCTCTATCTGGCATACACAACAGTGGAGTCACTTTCAGAACCATTCAAACAG AACCTGGCATTTGACCTATCACTTGCTGCTTTATTGGGTGACAACATATACAACTTCGGGGAGTTGCTTGCCCATCCAATC ATCCATAGCCTTGTGGGAACAGCGGTGGAGTGGATTTATCATATGTTGCAAGCCTTCAACTCTGGCAATCTAGCAGCCTATCAGGAACTCTGCAAAGTTCACGGCACCGCCTTGGCCGCACAGCCTGCTTTGGCACAAAATGAGAGCGGGCTACTTGAGAAGATCAATATCCTCTGCTTGATGGAAATCATTTTCAG TCGAGCGTCTCAAGACCGCACAATTCCGTTGAGCACAATAGCTGAGCAAACCAGGCTATCAGTTGAAGATGTGGAGTATCTGCTAATGAAGAGCCTCTCT GCTCATCTTATTGAAGGCATAATCGATGAGGTCGACGGAACCGTCCACGTTTCGTGGGTGCAACCGAGGGTCCTTGGCATCGACCAAGTGAAATCCCTGCGTGACCGGCTGGACACCTGGGTCGGGAAGGTGCACACGACTTTGCTATCTGTGGAAGCCGAGACGCCCGACTTGGTGTCTTCGTGA